The proteins below come from a single Streptomyces sp. SCSIO 75703 genomic window:
- the hisI gene encoding phosphoribosyl-AMP cyclohydrolase, with protein sequence MTSSFPRRPSPLAPEIAARLKRGPDGLLPAIAQQYDTGEVLMLGWMDDEALHRTLTTGRCTYWSRSRGEYWVKGDTSGHVQWVKSVALDCDADTVLVRVDQVGAACHTGARTCFDADVLLDARPDGGTHAGPAAADQ encoded by the coding sequence ATGACCAGCAGCTTCCCCCGGCGGCCCAGCCCGCTCGCCCCGGAGATCGCCGCGCGCCTCAAGCGCGGCCCCGACGGCCTCCTGCCCGCCATCGCCCAGCAGTACGACACCGGCGAGGTGCTCATGCTCGGCTGGATGGACGACGAGGCCCTGCACCGCACGCTGACCACGGGCCGCTGCACCTACTGGTCGCGCAGCCGCGGGGAGTACTGGGTCAAGGGCGACACCTCCGGGCACGTCCAGTGGGTCAAGTCCGTCGCCCTCGACTGCGACGCGGACACCGTCCTGGTCCGGGTCGACCAGGTCGGCGCCGCCTGCCACACCGGCGCCCGCACCTGCTTCGACGCCGACGTCCTCCTCGACGCCCGGCCGGACGG
- a CDS encoding RidA family protein, with amino-acid sequence MTSEAVRRVQGGSPWEESFGFARAVAAGDRVLVAGTTAFRGAVLYGEGDPYEQTKVAFTTAVEAIGGFGLGIDAVIRTRLYLAHARDVDEVGRAHKELFDSVRPATTLLVVEGFVDSRILVSVEVEAFRGAVNP; translated from the coding sequence TGGGAGGAGTCCTTCGGTTTCGCGCGTGCCGTCGCGGCGGGCGACCGCGTCCTGGTGGCCGGCACCACGGCCTTCCGGGGCGCCGTGCTCTACGGCGAGGGCGACCCGTACGAGCAGACCAAGGTGGCCTTCACCACCGCGGTCGAGGCGATCGGCGGGTTCGGACTCGGCATCGACGCCGTGATCCGCACCCGCCTGTACCTGGCACACGCCCGCGACGTCGACGAGGTGGGCCGCGCCCACAAGGAGCTGTTCGACTCCGTGCGCCCGGCCACGACCCTGCTGGTCGTGGAGGGCTTCGTCGACTCGCGGATCCTGGTGTCGGTGGAAGTCGAAGCATTCAGAGGAGCCGTGAACCCATGA
- the hisF gene encoding imidazole glycerol phosphate synthase subunit HisF, translated as MTLAVRVIPCLDVDNGRVVKGVNFRNLRDAGDPVEMAKVYDAEGADELTFLDITASSGDRETTYDVVRRTAEQVFIPLTVGGGVRTADDVDRLLRSGADKVGVNTAAIGRPDLIREIAERFGRQVLVLSVDARRTEAGTFEVTTHGGRRGTGIDAVEWAHRAAELGAGEILLNSMDADGTKDGYDLEMIAAVREHVSVPVIASGGAGRLADFPPAVAAGADAVLAASVFHFGDLRIGQVKEALREAGHPVR; from the coding sequence ATGACCCTGGCGGTCCGAGTCATCCCCTGCCTGGACGTCGACAACGGCCGGGTCGTCAAGGGGGTCAACTTCCGGAACCTGCGCGACGCGGGCGACCCGGTCGAGATGGCGAAGGTCTACGACGCCGAGGGCGCCGACGAGCTGACCTTCCTGGACATCACCGCCTCCTCCGGCGACCGCGAGACCACCTACGACGTGGTGCGCCGCACCGCCGAGCAGGTCTTCATCCCGCTCACCGTCGGCGGCGGCGTGCGCACCGCCGACGACGTCGACCGGCTGCTGCGCTCCGGCGCGGACAAGGTGGGCGTCAACACGGCCGCCATCGGCCGCCCCGACCTGATCCGCGAGATCGCCGAACGTTTCGGCCGGCAGGTCCTCGTCCTGTCGGTCGACGCCCGGCGCACCGAGGCGGGCACCTTCGAGGTGACCACCCACGGCGGCCGCCGCGGCACCGGCATCGACGCGGTGGAGTGGGCGCACCGCGCCGCCGAACTGGGCGCCGGCGAGATCCTGCTCAACTCGATGGACGCCGACGGCACCAAGGACGGCTACGACCTGGAGATGATCGCGGCCGTGCGCGAGCACGTCTCCGTCCCGGTCATCGCCTCCGGCGGCGCCGGCAGGCTCGCCGACTTCCCGCCGGCCGTCGCCGCGGGCGCGGACGCGGTCCTCGCCGCCTCCGTCTTCCACTTCGGCGACCTGCGCATCGGCCAGGTCAAGGAAGCCCTGCGCGAGGCGGGCCACCCGGTCCGCTAG
- a CDS encoding MFS transporter, whose product MPDTLTAPAAPAARPAHRDANVLRWVAAYTASMLGDTVFFLALAWAAVRHGSPAQAGLVMAVGAAPRALLMLGGGVIVDRLGPRRVVIGSDAVRCVAVLTVAALLWAADPGLWALALLAVVFGTVDALFLPAVGALPPRITGKDQLARVQGMRGLAVRIASVVGAPLGGLAVAAGGAAAAFACAGLLIALSVPLLVSVRMRPLPPPDADADAGADAGAGPGGTAWRDLRAGLVYVRRHRVLGPLMLAIALGDLGFAGPLNVGLALLADERGWGASGMGWVLGGFGAGAGAAALLLAVRGRVPRAGYAVAGAIIPGAAAIGALAHAPGLPVAVGVALLVGLLAGLSGALCGALLQTQSDPAYLGRVTAVGGLVSLGVAPLGMPLSAAAIGLWGTGPVFAVSAAVCGLGGVVVLCAPALRRAELPG is encoded by the coding sequence GTGCCGGACACGCTGACCGCCCCGGCGGCCCCCGCCGCCCGGCCCGCCCACCGCGACGCCAACGTCCTGCGCTGGGTCGCCGCCTACACCGCCTCCATGCTGGGCGACACCGTCTTCTTCCTGGCCCTGGCCTGGGCCGCCGTGCGCCACGGCAGCCCGGCCCAGGCCGGACTGGTCATGGCGGTGGGCGCGGCGCCCCGGGCGCTGCTCATGCTCGGCGGCGGGGTGATCGTCGACCGGCTGGGACCGCGCCGGGTCGTCATCGGCAGCGACGCGGTGCGCTGCGTGGCCGTCCTCACCGTCGCCGCGCTGCTGTGGGCGGCCGACCCCGGGCTGTGGGCGCTCGCCCTGCTCGCGGTCGTCTTCGGCACGGTGGACGCGCTCTTCCTGCCCGCCGTCGGCGCCCTGCCGCCCCGTATCACCGGCAAGGACCAGCTCGCCCGCGTCCAGGGGATGCGCGGTCTCGCCGTCCGCATCGCCTCGGTCGTCGGTGCCCCGCTCGGCGGCCTCGCCGTGGCGGCCGGCGGCGCGGCGGCGGCCTTCGCCTGCGCCGGACTGCTGATCGCGCTCTCCGTCCCGCTGCTGGTCTCCGTACGGATGCGCCCCCTGCCGCCGCCCGACGCCGACGCCGACGCCGGTGCCGACGCCGGTGCCGGGCCGGGCGGCACCGCCTGGCGGGACCTGCGGGCCGGACTGGTCTACGTCCGCCGGCACCGCGTCCTCGGACCGCTCATGCTGGCCATCGCCCTCGGCGACCTCGGCTTCGCCGGCCCGCTGAACGTGGGGCTCGCCCTCCTCGCCGACGAACGCGGCTGGGGCGCCTCCGGCATGGGCTGGGTGCTGGGCGGCTTCGGGGCGGGAGCGGGCGCCGCCGCCCTGCTGCTGGCCGTCCGGGGGCGCGTGCCGCGCGCCGGGTACGCCGTCGCGGGCGCGATCATCCCGGGCGCCGCCGCCATCGGGGCGCTGGCGCACGCGCCCGGCCTGCCCGTCGCCGTCGGCGTCGCGCTCCTGGTCGGGCTGCTCGCCGGGCTCAGCGGCGCGCTGTGCGGGGCCCTGCTCCAGACCCAGTCGGACCCGGCCTACCTGGGCCGCGTCACCGCGGTCGGCGGCCTTGTCAGCCTGGGCGTCGCCCCGCTGGGCATGCCGCTGTCCGCCGCCGCCATCGGCCTGTGGGGCACCGGCCCGGTCTTCGCCGTCAGCGCCGCGGTCTGCGGGCTCGGCGGCGTCGTCGTCCTGTGCGCCCCGGCCCTGCGACGGGCCGAACTGCCGGGGTAG
- a CDS encoding TIGR03085 family metal-binding protein: protein MSTFAKRERLLLADLLETAGPDAPTLCEGWRTRDLAVHVVVRERRPDAAGGALVKPLAARLDRVSEEYRARPYAELIRLVRSGPPRFSPFSLKQVDEAANTVEFYVHAEDVRRAQPQWSPRELDPVFQDALWSRLEKVARLMGRGIPTGLVLRRPNGQTAVAHRGTPVVTATGEPSELLLFSSGRQSAATVELAGDEDAIARLRESRRLGI, encoded by the coding sequence ATGTCGACTTTCGCCAAGCGTGAACGACTTCTGCTGGCCGACCTGTTGGAGACGGCGGGCCCGGACGCCCCGACGCTGTGCGAGGGCTGGCGGACGCGGGATCTCGCCGTGCACGTGGTGGTGCGCGAGCGGCGGCCCGACGCGGCGGGCGGTGCCCTGGTCAAGCCGCTGGCCGCCCGGCTGGACCGGGTGAGCGAGGAGTACCGGGCGCGGCCGTACGCGGAGCTGATCCGGCTGGTCCGCAGCGGTCCGCCGCGGTTCTCGCCGTTCTCGCTCAAGCAGGTCGACGAGGCGGCGAACACGGTGGAGTTCTACGTCCACGCCGAGGACGTGCGCCGGGCCCAGCCGCAGTGGTCGCCGCGCGAGCTGGACCCCGTCTTCCAGGACGCGCTGTGGTCGCGGCTGGAGAAGGTGGCGCGGCTGATGGGCCGCGGCATCCCGACCGGGCTGGTGCTGCGCCGCCCCAACGGCCAGACGGCCGTCGCCCACCGCGGCACGCCGGTGGTGACGGCGACCGGCGAGCCGTCGGAGCTGCTGCTCTTCTCCTCCGGACGGCAGAGCGCGGCGACGGTGGAGCTGGCGGGCGACGAGGACGCGATCGCCCGGCTGCGGGAGTCGAGGCGGCTCGGCATCTGA